One window of Magallana gigas chromosome 2, xbMagGiga1.1, whole genome shotgun sequence genomic DNA carries:
- the LOC105335232 gene encoding uncharacterized protein codes for MKIAQATLLLFFATNVACFGLHRLFGDLFNPRTGSTTHHSRTSDIQNSGPSLMDAMLWDELGDSGSSEEGGLFYLFHMLNNYDTGDYPVDFETTTFKPPQSTIGTNIDDTKPIKTTETPTKSTTEMTTDKPRTSTTIQPAVTTESTTVDSTTTRTSEEMTESSETPMETTTQPVVTEDNVTQTVSSERFTTSTPASTTTQSASSESFTTSTSASTTTQTASSESFTTSTSPSTTTQTAPSESFTTSTPPSTTTQTASSESSTPLMTSTTTPYSITTEDTFIEGDLTGDEKVNKTELNSTDDITKIIDEYNDYIDEGPTRGDLHSNKNKGLHTSSDATPTTGGSGIIDEYLSSLKKTNDINSTKESTGKDQKSTIVADISVQNIGNIPFDQAIQSLNNNPQLGLGDRQNVLSGISVAAVDNTLKNDFTATLPKPTVFFTPPSSQVMEISKSQQKLFSERVAKIGNDFVILPDFNNGAVLLEPIISSGNIKTNAIPNFEYVPPKTLSFEPIPNSV; via the exons ATGAAGATCGCTCAAGCAACTTTACTCCTTTTCTTTGCAACCAACGTTGCCTGTTTTGGTCTCCATCGCCTTTTTGGAGACTTGTTTAATCCCCGGACAGGATCAACTACACACCACAGCC GCACTTCGGATATACAAAATAGTGGGCCTTCTCTCATGGATGCCATGTTATGGGACGAACTGGGGGACTCGGGGAGTTCTGAAGAAGGGGGTTTATTCTATCTATTTCATATGCTTAATAATTATGATACCGGTGATTACCCCGTAGACTTCGAAACCACTACATTCAAACCCCCTCAATCTACCATCGGCACAAATATTGATGACACAAAACCGATCAAAACCACCGAAACTCCAACAAAGAGTACAACGGAAATGACGACGGATAAGCCTCGTACATCTACAACTATACAACCTGCTGTTACAACTGAGAGTACTACAGTGGATTCAACAACTACTAGAACTTCAGAAGAAATGACTGAGAGCAGCGAAACACCAATGGAAACAACGACGCAGCCAGTTGTAACCGAGGACAATGTGACCCAGACTGTGTCATCGGAGAGATTCACTACATCAACGCCTGCTTCTACAACCACCCAGTCTGCGTCATCAGAGAGCTTCACTACATCAACGTCTGCTTCTACAACCACCCAGACTGCGTCATCAGAGAGCTTCACTACATCAACGTCTCCTTCTACAACCACCCAGACTGCGCCATCAGAGAGCTTCACTACATCAACGCCTCCTTCTACAACCACCCAGACTGCGTCATCGGAAAGCTCCACACCCCTCATGACTTCAACCACAACTCCCTACTCAATCACGACTGAAGATACTTTTATTGAAGGGGACTTAACCGGCGATGAAAAAGTGAACAAAACAGAACTAAATTCAACAGACGACATCACTAAAATCATTGACGAGTACAACGATTATATCGATGAAGGCCCAACAAGGGGTGACCTGCACTCCAACAAAAACAAGGGACTACATACCTCATCTGACGCCACTCCGACCACAGGGGGTAGTGGAATCATAGATGAGTACTTATCAAGCTTGAAGAAAACCAATGATATTAATTCAACCAAAGAATCAACCGGCAAGGATCAGAAATCAACCATTGTGGCTGATATATCCGTCCAAAATATTGGTAATATTCCTTTTGACCAGGCTATACAATCTTTAAACAATAATCCACAGCTGGGTCTGGGCGATAGGCAAAACGTTTTGTCAGGGATTTCCGTTGCCGCTGTAGATAATACTCTGAAAAATGACTTCACAGCCACTTTACCAAAACCAACTGTGTTTTTTACTCCGCCAAGTTCTCAAGTTATGGAAATTTCAAAATCTCAACAAAAATTATTCTCAGAAAGAGTTGCCAAAATAGGAAACGATTTTGTTATCTTACCGGACTTTAATAATGGAGCAGTTCTTTTGGAGCCAATTATTTCTTCAGgaaacatcaaaacaaatgCAATACCAAACTTTGAGTATGTTCCTCCTAAAACTTTGTCTTTTGAACCGATACCAAACAGTGTATAA